AAGCTAAAGCATAGTTAATACGCCCCCACGTGAAAGCTAAAGCTCTGACGAGTGGTGTGTCCGGTCGATTCCACTCCACAAGCCATCAAGTCCCAAGAAATGAGCCGAGTTGGAGGAGAGGGAGCTCTGGCCGTGGTGCTCGCGCAAGCCGCCGCCATGACGCCGGCGCCCAAgacggagctgccgccgccgcaggccgACCTCGACTTCCCCATCTTCTTCGACAAGACCAAGGTTTTCGAGCTCCTCCACTGCCATGTGTGCCGCAATCCCCTCAAGCCCCCAATCTTCAAGGTCGGTCAATGCCCCCAATCCGTATCTACAGTAGTACCGCATTCGATTCGATCCCCAACTCTCGCTTCAGATCCTAAATCTCCAATGCCCTGATTCGAATTTCTGATCTGCGCAAATCTTGGCGACATGCATGCAGTGCGAATCGGGGGGGCACCTGATCCTGATGTGCGCGGCGCGCACCGcggggcctgcgccggcgccgaggccattgccggcgccgccaggGTGAGCTGCGGCAACGAGAGGTTTGGCTGCGACGTGGCCTACCACGACGCCGAAGCCCACCGCCGGGCCTGTATCCACGCGCCCTGCGGCCCTATCGAGTAATTTGAGGCCCTGGTGCAAAAAGCAAAATGAGGCCCTAAAATAACAAATGCAGCATAACCAAAGTTGGATGAACTAGAGAACCTTGACTTATTGCCATCTGGAATTCTTATTTCTAGCGTTGCTGCAAACAATCAGAATTTATGAGTTGGGTGAGTTTGTACCAAATTTGCTTTACTAATTTTTTCCAACCATTGGCTAAGCCAAAAGATGGTCAAGAATTTATTTTCCATTTTCCAAAGATTTGTGGAAGGATTGTGATGGGGATTGATAAGGTTCCGTATGCAACCAAAATTTGAGAAACCAACTaagcaaacaagaacaaaTCTTCATGGGCTGTCAAAAATTTAGCAGGGCAAATGTAGTCATAAACCAAACATATCCCAAATCTTGTCTCTAGCTTCCAAGTTTGACAAATAACTGTTCTGGGGAGCCAACTGACAAACCTGAGTTTCCCCTGAACATTTCTGAATCCCAGAGCATTGAGCTCCAGGTAAACTAGAGCTGTTTGTGGCTTGTACCTGCATGTTGTGCATTCCCAGGTGTTGCATTGGTGCTTGACTCCTTGGAGTACCAGCCTGTGATCTGTAAGAGTTACAAGTTGGTCCTTGTACGGTCACGCTCTGGTCTACTTATGACACAGTTGCTGTTGGCCGTGCTGCAATGCCTCTTTGGAGACGACATGTTATTTGCATACTACTGGATTGAGACAGAAGAACTGCAACAGCTTCTTTGTGTTCTCTGCTAGTGTTGGGAGAGAatggcaaaagaaaaggaagatcTGGCAAGCTCCAAGAGAAAGGGACTAAAAGCAGCTATCTCTGCTATTCCCTCGGAATTTTTCAGATAGAAGCAAGCAGGGGGAGCTTCGATATCTCAGCATTGAACTGAATTTTGTTTGAAAGGAGGAGATTCAGAGCTCAGTTTTATGGAGAGATTGTAGGATTCGGTGCTGGGATGGTTTGACTTTAAATTTTAACAAGGGTTGTCGCTAGCAAGACTGAAGTTGCCTTACCATTCTAATATATATTTCATGTCGGCTCAAGAAAAAGCAAGATGTCATCCCTTTGTTAACACTGAAGAATGTATCGTGTCCTGGGGCTGTTAGTACAGTATCTGCCAGATTAGCAGTGTGTTTCTAAGCAAGAAATTAACGGCAGCCGATGAGCTGATGATGCATGCACCTTAACATTGCATAGCAGTTAGCACCAACAATAACGAAACGGAAATCAATTGCATCAGAAGCAATGgggaaaaaacaaacagagGCAGGCAAGAGCAAACAGTTGCAGAAATACTAGCATGCATTTGGTGTTTTGCAGATACTGTTGCAGTTACAGTTGAGCGAAAAAGTTTCAGAAATAGGCATGCACTTGGTGTTCTTCAGATGTTGTTTGCGATTCAGCTAAAAAGCTTAGATTGATTGATCCACACCTGATCGATCTCAGAAATTGATTCGCCAATCAAAACAATATATGTCCATTCGGGTCGGATGATGCGGTTGGAGTGCAGTCAGGGCGCGGCGCGCTTGAGGAGCGCCCAGGCGTCGAAGAACTCGCGCACGGCGGCGTCGCGCATGAGCTCCACGGCGCGCCGGGCCTCCAGGACGTCGCGTCTGGCGTCCCCCACGAGCTTCCTCGCCACCGAGCCCCACTGGCTCCGGCGCGGGGAATCGGGCGACCGCCAGCGGAGGAAGTcctcggcggccgcggtgGCCGACGCCGCGGCGCTCAGCCTGAGCAGCGCGTCGTGCGCGTTGGGGAGGAAAGCGGCCCGGTGGTCGCAGCGCGCCGCCCAGGCCGGGCCGTCGTCGCGGAGGCcgaggcgcgcggcggagagGGCCAGGACGTGGCCGGCCTCGCCGTGGAGCGCGACGAGGCGCGTGATCTCGCGGTGGGCGGCGGTGAGGGGTCCGCTGGGGCTGATTGCGCTGGCCAGGAGGTTGGCCCAGTGGTCGAAGCCGGCGTCGAGCAGCTCGTTGTGGATGCGCTCGTCGTAGGGGGCGATCTCGGCCTCGCCATCGCTGGTgtccatggcggccgcggagcCGTACCTCCGCCCGCCGGTGGTGTTCATCAAGGGGGAGTAGCTGGGGAACCCAGAGCCGTAGCTCTGGTCGCCGTCGAGGGTGGTGAACAAGGGGGATCCGACGGTGGTGTGCGCGAGGCCGCAGCTGTTGGCAGTCCTCAAGAGGGCCCCGAAGCGGCGCCCGGAGTCGGAgtcggagccgccgccggtggtgcTCTCCTCGGGAGAGACGACGACCTCGAcctcgacgtcgtcgtcgtcctcggggCTTCCCCAGATGTCCTCGCCGAGCAGCTTGCAGGCGTCGTTGATGCTGGCGAGAAGCCCCTCCGAGGTGCCGACGAGTAGGAGGGTCTCGGGCACCATgagcgccgcctccctccagAGCCGCTTCTCCTCCATCGAAACCGATGGAGCTCTgccgcgcgggcgcgtgcGTGTGATGGCGGTGGATGAGATGAGCGGGacgtagaagaagaagaagaagaggaagaagggggcgATTCCAATTTGTAATGGTTCCTTGCGTTGGAAGACGCTTTAAATAAAGTTACCGCCTGCTGTAAATAAACGCGGATGCTCTTCCTTCCCAGGTTCGTTTTACTTTTACGCCGGCGAGGTGGGTTCCTCCTCAAGGCTCAAGCAGAAGCAGGATTTTGCGCACGTACGTTTCTGCCAACTGCTCCCACCGTCCCATAACACGAGGCACACAAGCATTTAATTTGATTCGTCTTTTAACAAAAATTACATCATTAGATTCATTATCAAAAGAACTTTCtgatgatataattttttaattatttaatttatatttggtTAGTTAAATTAATGATCTagggatgcgtgcgtgcctctcTCATAtcatgggacggagggagtacaccaCAAACTACTTGTGTGCCCCaaccaactactccctccattacAAGAGATGGAGATCAAGATGCTCAGGGCTACTACGTCGTGATTTCTAgatgaaataaaaaataccATCATCACGTTGGTAAACAATTTGAC
The Brachypodium distachyon strain Bd21 chromosome 2, Brachypodium_distachyon_v3.0, whole genome shotgun sequence genome window above contains:
- the LOC100824370 gene encoding uncharacterized protein LOC100824370, with the protein product MEEKRLWREAALMVPETLLLVGTSEGLLASINDACKLLGEDIWGSPEDDDDVEVEVVVSPEESTTGGGSDSDSGRRFGALLRTANSCGLAHTTVGSPLFTTLDGDQSYGSGFPSYSPLMNTTGGRRYGSAAAMDTSDGEAEIAPYDERIHNELLDAGFDHWANLLASAISPSGPLTAAHREITRLVALHGEAGHVLALSAARLGLRDDGPAWAARCDHRAAFLPNAHDALLRLSAAASATAAAEDFLRWRSPDSPRRSQWGSVARKLVGDARRDVLEARRAVELMRDAAVREFFDAWALLKRAAP